TTCGGCGTAAAGGCGCCGGACGCCATCGGGGCCTCCGTCCGGTCGATTCTCCCGAACACGGAGCTGCCGAGGGTGCTGAAGGAGGGGCGGTCGGAATACGGCGCCCTGCAGCGCGTCCGGGACAAGACGATCGTGACCCAGCGGCTGGCCGTGAAGGTGAAGGAGAGCCCCGTCGCCGCCATCGCCAACTTCACCGACGTCACGGACCTCCAGCGGCTCGAGCAGATCGTCCGGCAGAAGATGCACACAAAGGGTTTCGTGGCGAAAACGACGCTGGACGACCTGGTCGGGCGCAGCCCCTCGATGTCGCACCTCAAGGAGCGGGTCCGGAAGTTCGCCGCGGTCGACGCGTCGGTGCTGATCGGCGGCGAGTCCGGCACCGGCAAGGAGATGCTGGCCCAGAGCATCCACAACCTGAGCCGGCGGGCGAAGGGGCCGTTCGTGGCGGTGAATTGCGCCGCCCTGCCGGAGAGCCTGCTGGAGAGCGAGCTGTTCGGGTACGAGGAAGGGGCCTTCACGGGGGCGAAGAAGGGGGGCAAGCAAGGGCTCTTCGAGCTGGCGCACGGAGGGACCATCTTCCTGGACGAGATCGGCGAGATGCCGCTGAAGCTGCAGGCCGAGCTGCTCCGCGTGGTGCAGGAGCGGGAGGTCCGGCGGGTGGGCGGGGACCGGATCCTGCCGGTCGACGTCCGGATCGTCGCCGCGACGAACCACCGGTTCCACGCGCTCCTGAAGAACGAGATGTTCCGGAAGGACCTGTACTACCGCCTGGCCGTGCTGAAGCTGCACGTGCCTCCGTTGCGGGAGCGGAAGGAGGACATCCTGCCGCTGGCGGAATTCTTCCTGTCGAAACACGGTCCCGCGCACCGGAAGGCTCGTCGCGTGGAGATCCGGAACCTCCGGCCGCTGGAGGGATACGACTGGCCCGGCAACGTGCGGGAGCTCGAGCACGCGATCCAGCAGCTCCTGATATTGAGCGACGGCGATGCGATCGACCGGGAGATGGTCGAGGAGATGCTTCGGGAGCTGCGGTCGGAACGGGGGCCGGAGGACCGGGCCGGCGGAGCGCGCGCGGACCGGCTCGCGGACATCGAGGCCGACGCCATCGCCGCCGTCCTGGAGGAGGAGAACCGGAACAAGACGCGGGCCGCCAGGCGTCTGGGGATCCACCGCTCCACCCTCCGTCGGAAGCTCCAGGGTGGATCAATTTGAGCTGGTGCCGACCCATTATGCGCCACTTTTTCTCCTTTCCTTTCGAGGGATTCTTTCCTGCCGGCAGGTTTCTGCCGCAACTCCTCGTTTCTTCTGGAAAATAACGCCGGCGGGCCCGCTCCCCGAAAGAGGCACGGCGCTTGCTCCATCACCGGTACTCCTATGGGAATCGTGCCGGAGACCGACAAGCGCATCGCGGTGATCGCCGACGACCTGACCGGCGCCAACGACACCGGCGTGCAGTTCGCCAAGCAGGGGCTGAAGACCGTCGTCCTGATGGGGGGCGACCCCTCCTCCGGAGCGCTCGAGGAGGACGTGGTCGTCCTGGACAGCCAGAGCAGGGCGCTGCCGCCGGACGAGGCGTACGAAAACGTCGCCCGCGCGGCCCGGCGGATCCGGAGCAGGGATTTCCGGGTGGTCTTCAAGAAGATCGATTCCACCCTTCGTGGGAACATCGGGCGGGAGATCGACGCGATCATGGACACCTGCGGCCAGGAGGTCGCGATCGTGGCCCCCGCGTTCCCGAAGAACGGCCGCATCACCGTGGCCGGGTACCATTTCCTCCAGGGCGCCCCGATCGAGACGACCGAGATCTCGATGGATCCCAAGTGTCCGATCACGGAATCCCACGTCCCGACGCTGCTCGGGAAGCAGACCGCGCGCAGCGTGGGTCTCGTGGGGATCAAGAGCGTCAACGCCGGCACGGAGGGGATCCGCGCCGCGATGGAGGAGCTCATCGCCGAAGGCGATCGGGTCATCGTCT
The nucleotide sequence above comes from Thermodesulfobacteriota bacterium. Encoded proteins:
- a CDS encoding sigma 54-interacting transcriptional regulator is translated as MIGRIAVIAPYADLKGEAEAAVEELGIDVLVDEGDLAEGIRAAKRAVNGGAEVIVSRGGTALLIGRTLNVPVVEIEVSPYDILRCLYRLREYQGVIGITGFRNVVYGCESLGNILGMKIRQIVVESMEDAREKIREAARSGVGMILGDAVSVKTASKLGIGGMLVVSGKEAVAKAIEEARKIAEVRVRERERSEVLRVVVENSHDGILAIDREERITLFNPAAERIFGVKAPDAIGASVRSILPNTELPRVLKEGRSEYGALQRVRDKTIVTQRLAVKVKESPVAAIANFTDVTDLQRLEQIVRQKMHTKGFVAKTTLDDLVGRSPSMSHLKERVRKFAAVDASVLIGGESGTGKEMLAQSIHNLSRRAKGPFVAVNCAALPESLLESELFGYEEGAFTGAKKGGKQGLFELAHGGTIFLDEIGEMPLKLQAELLRVVQEREVRRVGGDRILPVDVRIVAATNHRFHALLKNEMFRKDLYYRLAVLKLHVPPLRERKEDILPLAEFFLSKHGPAHRKARRVEIRNLRPLEGYDWPGNVRELEHAIQQLLILSDGDAIDREMVEEMLRELRSERGPEDRAGGARADRLADIEADAIAAVLEEENRNKTRAARRLGIHRSTLRRKLQGGSI